The nucleotide sequence ATTACCTCACTTCCTGGGTCTACCTCACCTTAATTACCTCACTTCCTGGGTCTACCTCACCTTAATTACCTCACTTCCTGGGTCTACCTCACCTTAATTACCTCACTTCCTGGATCTACCTCACCTTAATTACCTCACTTCCTGGGTCTACCTCACCTTAATTACCTCACTTCCTGGGTCTACCTCACCTTAATTTCCTCACTTCCTGGGTCTACCTCACCTTAATTACCTCACTTCCTGGATCTACCTCACCTTAGTTTCCTCACTTCCTGGATCTACCTCACCTTAATTACCTCACTTCCTGGGTCTACCTCACCTTAATTTCCTCACTTCCTGGGTCTACCTCACCTTAATTACCTCACTTCCTGGATCTACCTCACCTTAGTTTCCTCACTTCCTGGGTCTACCTCACCTTAATTACCTCACTTCCTGGATCTACCTCACCTTAGTTTCCTCACTTCCTGTATCTACCTCACTTTAATTACCTCACTTCCTGGATCTACCTCACCTTAATTACCTCACTTCCTGGATCTACCTCACCTTAGTTTCCTCACTTCCTGGGTCTACCTCACCTTAGTTTCCTCACTTCCTGGGTCTACCTCACCTTAATTACCTCACTTCCTGGGTCTACCTCACCTTAATTACCTCACTTCCTGGATCTACCTCACCTTAGTTTCCTCACTTCCTGGATCTACCTCACCTTAGTTTCCTCACTTCCTGGATCTACCTCACCTTAATTACCTCATTTTCTGGATCTACCTCACCTTAGTTTCCTCACTTCCTGGATCTACCTCACCTTAGTTTCCTCACTTCCTGGATCTACCTCACCTTAATTACCTCACTTCCTGGATCTACCTCACCTTAATTACCTCACTTCCTGGATCTACCTCACTTTAATTACCTCACTTCCTGGATCTACCTCACTTTAACTACCTCACTTCCTGGATCTACCTCACCTTAATTACCTCACTTCCTGGATCTACCTCACCTTAGTTTCCTCACTTCCTGGATCTACCTCACCTTAGTTTCCTCACTTCCTGGATCTACCTCACCTTAATTACCTCACTTCCTGGATCTACCTCACCTTAATTACCTCACTTCCTGGATCTACCTCACTTTAATTACCTCACTTCCTGGATCTACCTCACTTTAATTACCTCACTTCCTGGATCTACCTCACCTTAATTACCTCACTTCCTGGATCTACCTCACCTTAATTACCTCACTTCCTGGCCCTACCTTGACTTAATTACCTCACTTCCTGGATCTACTTCACTTCCTGGCTCTACTTTGTTTTACTCCTTACTTCCTTGATCCCCCTCATTGGGCATGACCTTGCTTTAACCACCAGTCTCAGGGTTCGTGGACTTTTCTACCATCCTCGGTGCCCTGACATCCCATCACTAAAATCACCTCCTTCCCCTCACTTGTGgtgtcctccttcctctgtggaCTCTGGCCCAGGGCCCTCAGCCATTGCTACATACACCTGGGAGGGAGGCTGAGGACCCGGGAGCCACAGCCCACTGCATGCTATCTTACTACTTTGGGCCCCCAGCCTAGCTACGTACCCAGCCTTCCTGCTCTCCGAGTCTCCCTCCTTCTAAAGGTCACAGCCTTAGCAACTTACCACAGCCACTGCCTGGGACTGCAGGAGCTCTGTTGGAGTCATCACCGTGAAGTAGGAAATATTCATGAGTATGTAACACACTGTCACCAGAGGAATGCCAATGACAATGGCCATGGGCAGGTTTCTGAGAGGGACAAAGACACAGGAGCCCAGAGTCACCGCAGAGCATCCTGTGAAAGTGCTGAGATGGACATTTCCTTCCTGCTGTCAGCCCTGCTTCTGCTCTGTGCTGCATTGGGGTTCCAGATGCCCTTCTTGGGGCCACCAGGAAGGGGATCTGTGATAAGGTGGCCCCAGCAAAGACAAGAGTCATTTCCCCAGGGCTGGAGAACTGAGTGGTTTCGAGCAAAGTTAGGCAGAGATAAAGGAAGTCAATGTTCTTCCTTCCAGTTACCAACTGTGCCACTGCCCAGCAAAGACAAACCAATGGGGATGACGAGCACACAGGGGACCTTGGTTCACCCAGGGCCAGGTGCATGGCCCAGTGGAGGGCACTTGCCCAGCgtgctcaaggccctgggttccatgcccatggggtgggggtgggaatccACTGAGTGGAAGAGGAACAGGAACTAGAGCAGTGGAAGGACACCGCAGCTCCACTCGGTGTCCCACAGGGGGAAACACTCGGTTGGACCACGAACCCCTGCCCTGTGCCACGCTCTTACCTGTAAGGGTTTCTAAGCTCCTCAGTGATATAGTTGAGTTGATTCCTggacaaagaaaagaaggaagggttgaCTCATTTTAAGATTTCTACCGTAGGCGCTAAAGGCATAATTCAGCATAATTATAGAATGCCCCAGTGAGAGGCGGGGAATGGCTCAGAGATGGAATGTTTTCCAAGtaccgggaggtggtggcacatgcctttaatcccagcactccagaggcagaggcaggtagatctctgtgggttcaaggccagcctggtctacagagtgagttccaggacaggctccaaagctacacagagaaaacctgtctcaaaaaaaacctttaaaaaaatcagaatacttccctagcatgtgcaaagccctgggtcccatccccaacattaaaaatagaacaaaataaaaataacacaaggAGTGGTAAGTATTGAATAAAGAGGCCACAGAGAGCTTTCCTAGACCAACTCAGGGGGACCCCTACCCCATAGGTCCTGGTGGTGAGAGACCTCAGAACTGTCAAGTGCTAGGTGTCTGTTAGGGGCTAGGTCTTTGCCCTCTGTGAAAATCATGTGAACTTTCAAAAATATTCAGGATACTTTGAAAAGATGGAAAGAGTTTGAAAGAAGGATGAAGCCTATACTGGTGGcacagggtggggatgggggcagCGTCACCCTGGCCATGCAGCAGCCTAGAGGAATGCAGGCATCATCTGGTGTTTGCAGTGCCTCTCTTCGCCTCAGACGGGTTCTCCTGGGGCAGATCCTAAACAAGGCCTCCCCAACTATCCCTTCACAGTTCCAGGCTAAGAAAGGGGCAAGGGTCTGAACCTCATGACTCATCCACAGAGTAGGAGGGACATGGGAAGATAAGGGTCTGGGCACTTCACATAAAGGAACCATGAAGGTGACGTTAAGGGCGCCATCTTTGTTTTCTGTAGGAGCTCAAATGAAGGCGCCCTAAAGACCCCACTCATAGACAAAGGAGCTTACCACCCATCATAGGCCCAGAGTCCATTGTAAAATGCCAGGCTGATGGCGCCCACAGAGGTCTGCGCACCCTCAAAAGAATTCTGAAAGTTCTTCGTGCTTCCTGAAATTAAGCCAGATAGCGAAGAGTGAATGTCAGCTGGCCAGACGCTGGCTTTAGCCCCTTCTCTGCCAGAAAGAAGGGTATGTATGACTCATGACCCCAGCCCATTCAAGGAACCGAAACTACAGACgacatgtctgtctgtcatcccagcactcagcacacTGACGATCTAACTGGATCATCTCCAGTAAgagacaagcctgggctatatagtgagttcctgtatcaaaaataaacaaagtcccATGCCAGCTGGGGCCTGCCATCCAATCCTGCTGCAGCTCACCTTGGGCCAGGAAGACCAGTccgctgatgatgatgatggcgacgATTACCAGCTTGGCTGCCGTGAAGAAGTTCTGAACGTAGCTCCCAAGCCGCACGCTCAGCGCGTTCACTGTAGTGATGAGCACTGGGGAGGCCCAAGTGGGGTAACATTCTGTAGCTGTGGTTTTCCCAAGGTCCTGGAAATCTCTCTTCTAGTTCTCCACCCCCGTCCACCTCACATTCTTAATGACGGGAACAGAACTGAACAAGCTTGCCTCAGCACCTTTAAAGggctcacagagctgaccctTGAAATCCTGCCCAGTCTCAGACTGAAGGGGAAGCAGCCAGGCCCTGGACAAGGAAAGCCcctccttgccactgccacaggcCTGGGGTTTGCTCAACACCTACTGGGAAAGCCAAGCCTGGCCGCATCACCAGACCCTACTGTGCCTCTCTCTGGGGAAGAGGGAGCCAAGGTCAGAGTCCCGGATCGCCAGCCATGCACCTTCCCTGCCTTCTGGGGCCTGGGGCTGGGTACTCACTAATGGCGGCGGCTGCCAGGAGTTTCACGACCACATTCGGAGGGTTGCAGCCTGAGTAAAACGCGGCACATACGTACTCGGAGAAGCTGAGGCAAATGATGGCGAAAGAGGACGGCTTCATGACGATCAGGCTGGTCCAGGAGAAAAGGTAGGCGGGGATGGGGCCAAAGGCCTCCATCAGGTAGGGGTACTCACCCCCCGACTTGGTGATCATGGTGCCGAGCTCTGCAAAGCACAGGGCACCTGGAACACAGAAGAAGGGTCCCTCGTGAAGCTTCAGCCTATCCACAGCCTTCCTCCTTTGAGGGCTCCCGTTCTGAATCGCCCGGTTCTGGCCCCTGGACCTTTAACCGCAGCCAGATTCGCCCTTACTTACCACACACACCCACTGGGAGACACCCAGCTGGGAATGGTGGTACCCCAACACTTAGGAAGACAGAAAGCTGGAGACCCTCCcggggctacagaatgagaccctgcaCTTGCGTGGCTTGTCTCCACACTGGAAGGGGAGGGGTCACTAGGAAGTCGCCTCCCTTACCCAGAGTAGCCAGGATTCCACAGGCTGCCCATATGATGAGACAGGGCCCCACAGATTCTGTGTTGGCCAGCACAGACTTGGGTGAGATGAAGATGCCGGAGCCGATGATGGTGCCCACAATGATGCAGATGCCACTGATGAGGCCCACCTGCGTGTGCAAGGGCGGAGCTAATTCTATCGGCAAGGAGTTCGAGTAGCCAGAGGTGACGGCCCCCCAAGCTCCAGGGTGGCCAGAACAAGCCAAACTGACTCATGACCCAGGCGTGTCCACTCTGTGCCGCTGCCATGGGAACATCAGGCCCCTTTCCTGACACAGAGACCTCAGAACTGCCACGTGTTTTGACTATACCCTATCACACCCATTTCATTGATGGGGGAACTGAAGCCCAGTGGCCAGAGGCAAGGCTTCCTTCTGTGTAAACCACTAGTTTAGTCAACAGGCTTTCAGAAACAGCTTGTAGAAAATGCCTCTGTTGGTCAGAGCAGCAGAAAAGAGTTAGTTCTTCATGGGCATGAAAAGGGACACCGGGGATCCCTGGGAAGCTGAGGACAGCATAGGCTGCATGTTGAAACTCTCTTTAGAAAAGAGAGTACCGTGAAGCAATCTTTGCAggctgtaaatatgtattactctcattggttaataaaagatgACTGACAGGTAGAGGATGGGCGGGACTTGCAGACAAAAAGCGTGTGGGGGAAAAAGTGGGGGATCAGGAGTcatgaacagaagcagagagacgCAAGATGAACTtgccatgttaaaaaaaaaaaaaggaaggtaaaccaggcagtggtggtgcaggcctttaatcccagcactcgggaggtagaggcaggcagatctttgtgagtttgaagccagtctggtctacagagtgagttccaggactggctccatagctattggaaatataggttaatttatgttgtaagagctagttagtaacaagcataagctatcagctgagcatttataataatACGTCTATGTGTGAttttgtggttatttgggagctgacagtcctgacccctcccccccaaaaaattctccacctatgagagagagagaaagagagagagagagagagagagagagagagagagagagagagagagagagagagagtttcccACCATTTAGACAAGAATCAAGGACTCAGGGCGCTGGCCAGGAGCTCCAGCTCAACAGCAGGGAGCCCACTGTGACAGCGACAGAGTTCCTAAGGTGAGTGCTGCAGCTGCCTGAGCTttctaaggaaaaacaaaacaggtgagGAAGACAACCAGACCGctagggcaggaggatcaggagctcacgGGCATCCTTGGCTATGCTGTGAGATTGAAGCTTtcctacaaaagaaagaaaaaggaaaaaaaaaacctgcacgTTTCATTTTGTCTAAATTTAATACTAAGAATtcagtaagattaaaaaaaataaaagcaaaaagctGACTCAGGTCTGTACTTAATACCTCTGCCCAGGGCTCTGCAAACACCTTATGGAAAATGTGGGGAGCAAGACCAGCTTCCCCCCAACTTTAGGCTGGGCAGGGCTGCCTgggcttcctttccttccttgaccccccaccccccctaGGGTGCGAGTTTGTATCATGTCATCTGAAAGCCTCCAGAACCTTCCTCCTGCAGAAGAAATGTCCAAATTCAGGACCAGTAGCCTGTACCAGGCAGCACCAGGGTCCCAAGGTCCCAAGAAGAAACTGCTGGAATCAGGACTCTGACGGAGAGGAGAGTGTCACTGCCCAAGGCCTGACTGCTGGGGACAAAGACTCCATACTGACCCATGGTTGGAAGAGATTATTCCCCATCAGGCCACTAAGCTTCCAGGCATACCTCTCCAGTTCCTCCACCCGTCAGGCAGTGGGTCCCAATGGTCCCACCCAGACCTCAGCCCTCCCGTGCCGCCCGTGGAGTTGTCTATCTCTGGGGCCCTGGTTCCTCATCTGTGAGCCTAGACAGCCTCTTGGCCCTTCTTGCCTGGCTTCTGCTCTACCTACATACCTGGGACATCCAGCTGAAATCTACCTCCACTCCTACCCTGGAACCTCCTTCCTTCAGCCCAGCCAGGCAGCCCCTCAGGGCATGCAGCTGGTCCCATCCCTTAGCTCCTTGCTGCTAGCTTGGGCTCTTTGGATGCCATGGTAGCACAGATGCTGGCGGTTcagcatccccagcaccacagcggGGGACAGAAGAGGACCAGCTGTTGTGAAGAGGCTAGAGTCCTAGCCTAGCCAGTCATCGGTGACCTCTCtaaccctttaaaaaaaaaacaccatggaTTTACAGGCTTCCAGGGCCCTCAGGATAGATTGctgacacagaaacacatacacgaATTTCAAAGGGGTTTGCTAAATTCACTGGTGAGTGTGCAAGAGGCAAGTCCAGATAAGTGTTCCTTTCTAATGTATTTTATAAAAGTCAGCCAGGGTACTAGAGGGTTGGGTCTGCAGTTAAGATCGATGggtactgcttttgcagaggaccaaagttctaTTCACCATGTGGgtacatggtgactcataactgtAGCTTACAGCTCCAAGATGATCTGACACacagactgaaaaagaaaaccatcacAGCCTGTCATCCTGATACTTAGAAGGCGGAGGCTAAGGACctttagttccaggccagccagagctacatagcgaAGGACCTTGGTTCAGTAAACAAGCAATCCTGTCCTAGAGCCCCTGGAGCCAATACTGCCCAGTACAGGTTGGTCAACCCCAGC is from Microtus pennsylvanicus isolate mMicPen1 chromosome 1, mMicPen1.hap1, whole genome shotgun sequence and encodes:
- the Slc7a9 gene encoding B(0,+)-type amino acid transporter 1, which gives rise to MMEETNLRRRREDEKSIQSNEPKTTSLQKEVGLISGICIIVGTIIGSGIFISPKSVLANTESVGPCLIIWAACGILATLGALCFAELGTMITKSGGEYPYLMEAFGPIPAYLFSWTSLIVMKPSSFAIICLSFSEYVCAAFYSGCNPPNVVVKLLAAAAIMLITTVNALSVRLGSYVQNFFTAAKLVIVAIIIISGLVFLAQGSTKNFQNSFEGAQTSVGAISLAFYNGLWAYDGWNQLNYITEELRNPYRNLPMAIVIGIPLVTVCYILMNISYFTVMTPTELLQSQAVAVTFGDRVLYPASWVVPLFVAFSTIGAANGTCFTAGRLIYVAGREGHMLKVLSYVSVRRLTPAPALIFYGIIAIIYIIPGDINSLVNYFSFAAWLFYGMTILGLVVMRFTRKDLERPIKVPIVIPILVILVSIFLVLAPIISKPAWEYLYCVLFILSGLIFYFLFVHYKFGWAQRISRPVTKHLQLLMEVVPPEKDPE